From the Penicillium oxalicum strain HP7-1 chromosome V, whole genome shotgun sequence genome, one window contains:
- a CDS encoding Saccharolysin, with the protein MAPASLRKPPQAPPVFTATPQSVVADAERLIKTSRAVQDKVVAEVKPEAATFASVLGPLSRNENEMALESHIIGFYQAVSTDQKLRDASSKAEELMDEFFIESVMREDVYKLVDAVLNKNETLDPESRRLLEKEHKDFIRNGLSLPAGEKRDRFKEIKKRLSTLSIEFQKNLNEENGGIWFTPEQLDGVPDDVLSGLKKGEGENAGKLWLTFKYPDLFPTMKYATNSETRQKLMIENENKCNQNVPLFREAIILRDEAARLLGYPNHAAFRIEDKMAKTPETVNKFLGDLRSRLTAGGKREIQTLMDLKKSTDPKADGRYFLWDHRFYDRLMLEKDYSLDQQLIAEYFPLQTTIQGMLEIFEELFGLAFVEVVGEDRAAIAPTGKGDDIVWHEDVQVFSVWDDEGEGSGFVGYLYLDLFPREGKYGHAANFNLQPGFIDAEGKRRYPATALVCNFTKPTPKKPSLLKHDEVVTLFHELGHGIHDLVSKTIYSRFHGTNTVRDFVEAPSQMLENWCWTPSQLRALSRHYSTLSPEYLAGWQESQQAKSGGKTATAPPSERIPDDVIKSLISTKHVNDALFNLRQLHFGIFDMAVHEPASHEDVKALPVSATYNRLRREITQMDGPEALGASDDWGHGEATFGHLIGGYDAGYYGYLSSQVYSTDMFYTVFKDDPMNKEHGRRYRHTVLEKGGSQDEMTTLTEFLGREPRTDAFYQELGLA; encoded by the exons ATGGCGCCCGCTTCTCTACGGAAGCCGCCTCAAGCTCCCCCCGTCTTCACAGCGACCCCGCAGTCCGTCGTGGCCGATGCGGAGCGTCTCATCAAGACCTCACGTGCCGTCCAGGACAAGGTGGTGGCCGAGGTGAAGCCCGAAGCGGCCACCTTTGCCAGTGTCCTGGGCCCCCTATCCCGGAATGAAAACGAAATGGCCTTGGAGTCACACATCATCGGCTTTTACCAGGCAGTCTCGACGGACCAGAAGCTCCGTGATGCTTCatccaaggccgaggagttGATGGATGAGTTCTTCATCGAGTCTGTCATGCGGGAGGATGTCTACAAGCTAGTGGATGCCGTTTTGAACAAGAATGAGACTTTGGATCCCGAGTCTCGTCGACTCCTCGAAAAGGAGCACAAGGACTTTATCCGCAACGGACTGTCTCTGCCTGCCGGGGAGAAGCGTGATCGTTTCAAGGAGATCAAGAAGCGCCTGAGCACGCTGAGCATTGAGTTCCAGAAGAATCTAAACGAGGAGAATGGTGGCATTTGGTTCACTCCTGAGCAATTGGATGGTGTGCCTGATGATGTTCTGTCGGGCCTGAAGAAGGGCGAGGGTGAGAATGCCGGGAAGCTCTGGTTGACCTTCAAGTACCCGGATCTTTTCCCCACCATGAAGTATGCCACCAACTCCGAGACTCGTCAGAAATTGATGATCGAAAACGAGAACAAGTGCAACCAGAATGTGCCCCTCTTCCGTGAGGCTATCATCCTGCGTGACGAGGCTGCCCGTTTGCTGGGCTACCCCAATCACGCCGCATTCCGTATCGAAGACAAGATGGCCAAGACCCCGGAGACTGTGAACAAGTTCCTGGGCGACTTGCGTTCGCGCCTTACCGCTGGCGGTAAGCGAGAAATCCAGACCTTGATGGACTTGAAGAAGTCCACCGACCCCAAGGCGGATGGCCGGTACTTCCTGTGGGACCACCGCTTCTATGATCGCTTGATGCTGGAGAAGGACTATTCACTGGATCAGCAGCTCATCGCAGAGTATTTCCCCTTGCAGACCACCATTCAAGGTATGCTGGAGATCTTCGAGGAGCTGTTTGGATTGGCGTTTGTTGAAGTAGTCGGCGAGGATCGTGCTGCCATTGCTCCCACGGGCAAAGGTGATGATATTGTTTGGCATGAGGACGTGCAAGTCTTTAGCGTGTGGGACGATGAAGGCGAAGGTAGCGGCTTTGTTGGCTATCTGTACCTCGATCTGTTCCCTCGTGAGGGCAAGTATGGCCACGCTGCCAACTTTAACCTCCAGCCG GGCTTCATTGACGCCGAAGGCAAGCGCCGATACCCCGCGACTGCACTGGTCTGCAACTTCACCAAACCTACCCCCAAGAAGCCCTCCCTCCTCAAACATGATGAAGTGGTTACTCTGTTCCACGAGCTGGGTCACGGTATCCACGATCTCGTGTCCAAGACCATCTACTCCCGCTTCCACGGCACCAACACAGTACGGGACTTTGTGGAGGCTCCCAGCCAGATGCTTGAGAACTGGTGCTGGACGCCTTCCCAGCTGCGCGCCCTCAGTCGCCATTATTCTACCCTGTCCCCCGAGTACCTTGCCGGCTGGCAAGAATCCCAACAGGCCAAGAGCGGCGGTAAGACCGCGACGGCCCCTCCGTCTGAGCGCATCCCAGACGACGTCATCAAGAGTCTGATCTCCACCAAGCATGTCAATGATGCCCTCTTCAACCTGCGCCAGCTGCACTTTGGTATCTTTGACATGGCCGTCCACGAACCTGCCAGCCACGAGGATGTCAAGGCTCTGCCCGTATCCGCCACCTACAACCGCCTCCGCCGAGAGATCACGCAGATGGACGGCCCCGAAGCCCTCGGCGCCAGCGATGACTGGGGCCATGGCGAGGCCACCTTCGGCCACCTGATCGGCGGATACGATGCGGGATACTATGGTTACCTCAGCTCGCAGGTCTACTCGACTGATATGTTCTACACCGTGTTCAAGGATGATCCCATGAACAAGGAGCATGGTCGTCGGTATCGTCACACTGTTCTTGAGAAGGGTGGTAGTCAGGATGAGATGACTACTTTGACGGAGTTTTTGGGTCGGGAGCCACGGACCGATGCTTTCTACCAGGAGTTGGGACTTGCTTAG